TATAACCCTAACAAAAAGTACCTCTTCACCGTTGAGGAAAGAATGGAACTTATAAAAGCGTCACTGAAGGGGAAGAACGATCGAATAAGGGTGGATTGTCATTCTGGTTTGCTTGTGGATTATGCAAGGAGTAAGGGTGCAAACGTGATTCTCAGGGGACTCCGGGCGGTTTCGGATTTTGAATACGAATTCCAGATGGCGCTGATAAACAGGAGGCTTTATCGTGATTTAGAGACGGTGTTCCTCATGACTGGTTATCAGTGGTTTTTTACGAGTTCAAATCTTATAAAAGAGGCGGCGAGTCTCGGTGGTTCTGTAGAAGGGCTAGTTCCCGATGTAGTGTTGCAGAAACTTGAGGAAAAGTTTAGTAAAATGAAAAAACCAGCAGGGTGAAGAAGGAGAGTGACATGCCTGTGAATCTTTCGAAACGTATTCAGTCAATTAAACCATCACCTACACTAGCGATAACCATGAAGGCTAATGCTTTGAGGGCTAAGGGGAGGGATGTTGTCGGTTTCGGTGCTGGAGAACCTGATTTTGACACACCTGCCCATATCAAAGAGGCGGCCAAAAAGGCCATTGATGAGGGATTCACCAGATATACACCTGTTGGGGGGATTGACGAGCTCAAAGACGCCATAATTGAGCGTTTACAAATAGATTACGGTCTTACGTATGAGCGTTCGGAAATATGTGTGTCATGCGGAGCAAAACATACACTTTACAATCTCGCCCAGGTACTCTTTGATGAGGGCGATGAAGTAATTATCCCTGCTCCTTATTGGGTTTCGTATATCGATATAGTGAACCTTGCGGGAGCTGTCCCTGTGATTTTAGAGACCTCTGAGGAGACAGGATTCAAAGTAACCACTGAAGCGTTGCGGGAGGCTATTACTGAAAAAACGAAGGCGTTCATTTTGAACAGCCCTTCCAACCCGACGGGTGCGGCGTATGAGCCGGAAGAAGTTGAAGCGCTCTCTGAGGTTTTCCTAGAAAACGATATCTTGATCATTTCCGATGATATCTACGAGAAGATTGTGTATGATGGTTTTAAGTTTAAAAGTATAGCTTCCGTTGATGAAGAACTTAAGAAACGCACAGTTATCGTGAATGGTGTATCCAAGGCTTATGCTATGACCGGCTGGAGGATAGGTTACGCTGCTGGACCGAAGGATATTATAGATGCGGTGACGAAACTTCAAAGCCAGAACACCTCTAACCCAAATTCCATTGCTCAGAAAGCTTCGCTTGCTGCCCTGAAAGGGGATCAGACGTCTGTAACGGAGATGGTAAGTCAATTTGAGAAAAGGAGAAATTATATTGTGGATGCACTTAACGCTATCTCCGGTTTTAGCTGTACAGTGCCCCGAGGAGCGTTTTATGTATTTCCCGATATATCCCGTTTGTTCGGCAAGAGTTGCGGGGATATACGAATCAATACCTCTTCGGACTTTGCTGCCTATTTGCTCGATACGGTGGATGTTGCAGTCGTTCCAGGGATTGATTTTGGGAGTGACCGTCATATTCGCCTCTCCTATGCAACGTCTTTAGAGCAGATCAGGGAAGGGATCAGGCGCATACACGAAGCGGTCCTCAGGCTTCAATAGAAGATCCTTTATGGTAGGTATCATAAAAAGGAAGAAAACCCGTGCCTTGCAAGTTGGTACGGTGCAGGTGGGTGGTGATGCACCTGTTGTGGTGCAGTCCATGACCAATACAGATACAAGGGATGTAAAAAGTACCGTCCGGCAGATTAAGAGATTGGAGAAGGCTGGCTGTGAAATCGTAAGGGTGGCAGTTCCTGATGAAAAAGCCGCAAAAGCTATTGGTGCTATCAAGAGCAAGATAGCTGTACCCCTTGTTGCAGATATCCATTTTGACCACCGTTTGGCCCTGATTGCTTTAGAGCAGGGGGCTGATGGGGTGCGCATAAATCCCGGTAATATGAAAAAGGGAGGGATACGGGAGGTGGTAAACCTAGCCAAAGATACAGGCGCTGTTATTCGAATAGGTGTTAACGCCGGCTCTTTGGAGAAGGATATTCTAAAAAAGTATGGTCAACCTGGTGCGGAAGCCCTTGTGGAGAGTGCGATCAGGCATGTGCGCTTGATGGAGGATATGGGTTTCCACGCAATGAAACTCTCCGTAAAATCTTCCGATGTTCTTACGATGATTGAAGCTTACCGAAGGCTGAGCGCAGAGGTGGATTACCCTTTACATCTAGGCGTTACTGAAGCAGGAACTCTGGTGAATGCTGCGGTGAAGTCAGCTATCGGTATAGGTACGCTCCTCATGGAAGGTATAGGTGACACGATCCGTGTTTCTGTTACAGGAGACCCCGTCCGAGAAATTTCACTTGCATACGCTATTCTTCGTGCCTTAAATATACGTAGAATTGGTGTGGATGTTATTGCGTGTCCCACATGTGGTCGTTGTCAGATCAATCTGGAAAAACTAGTTAGGGAAGTGGAGAGGAGAATTGCTAACGTGAAGGAGCCGATAAAAGTGGCCCTGATGGGTTGTGTGGTTAACGGTCCGGGTGAAGCGGCCCATGCTGATATTGGTATTGCAGGGGGGAAGGGTTACGGGATGCTCTTTAAGAAAGGTGAAATCATACGCAGTGTAAGAGAGGAAGATTTTGTGTGTGTTCTCATGACAGAAATTGGAGAGTTACTTACAATAAAGAAGGAGGATTAAAGGTTAGATGCGTTACTCCCAGTTTTTTTTGCCTACTTTGAGGGAGATTCCCTCGGATGCAGAGGTTATCAGTCATCAGCTGATGGTAAGGGCGGGTATGATTCGGAAGCTGGCAAGTGGTATTTACAATTACCTTCCTCTCGGTTATCGGGTAGTTAAAAAGGTGGAGCGGATTATAAGAGAGGAGATGGACAAGGCCGGTGCTCAGGAATTGTTGATGCCGATGGTTCAACCAGCGGATTTATGGCGGGAGTCCGGTCGGTGGTTTCTCTATGGTAAGGAACTCCTTAGAATCAGGGATCGCCGCGATAATGAGTACTGTCTAGGGCCTACTCACGAAGAGGTTATAACGGATATTGTCCGTAATGAGGTAAAATCTTACAGGCAGTTGCCACTGAATCTCTACCAGATTCAGGTGAAGTTTCGGGATGAGATTAGACCCAGATTCGGCGTTATGCGGTGCAGGGAGTTCTACATGAAAGATGCGTATAGTTTTGATGTGGACGAAGCAGGAGCCGATGTGAGTTATCAGAAGATGTTCGATGCTTATACCAGGATATTTACCCGGTGTGGGTTAAAATTCAGGGCTGTTGAGGCTGATACCGGCAGTATCGGTGGTAGCTTTTCTCATGAATTTATGGTCTTAGCTGAGACCGGTGAAGACTCAATGGTGTACTGTGAACGTTGCGGTTATGGGGCAAACCTCGAGAAGGCGGAAATCGCTAAACCAGAAGAGAAGTTTATAAATGAAGAGGAATTTTTGCCGCTTGAAGAGGTGTACACCCCCAATGTCCGCACTATTGAGGAAGTCAGTGGATTTCTTAAGGTTAAACCTGATGATATTGTAAAAACATTGATATACAGTGCCGATGGCAAACCGGTCGCGATACTCATCCGGGGAGATATGGAAGTTAACGAAGTAAAGGTCAGGAATTTCCTCAATTGTGATGTTCTGGAAATGGCTGATGAGGAGATGATTCAGGAAGTTGCAGGATCACCGAGAGGTTTTGTGGGTCCCATAAATATCCGATGCCCAGTTTATGCTGATTATTCGCTGATGAACAGAATAAACATGGTTATCGGAGCGAATAGAGAGGATTATCATATGCGAAATGCTAATTTCGGTAGGGACTTTCGGAAACCTCTCTTTGGAGATTTTCGAGTGGTGAAACCTGGTGATCTTTGTCCCCGTTGCGGAATGGAGCTAAAGTTTGCAAAAGGTATTGAGGTTGGGCATATATTCAAATTGGGAATCAAGTACAGCAAGGCAATGAGGGCAGTTTTCCTCGATAAGGATGGACAGGAACGCTACATGGTTATGGGATGCTATGGTATTGGTGTAGGAAGAACGGTGGCAGCGTGTATAGAACAGAATCACGATGATAAGGGTATCATATGGCCTATGGGTATAGCGCCTTTCCATGTTATAATAATATCTACTAATGTGAATGAACCACCGCTTCGGGAGATGGCGGAACATCTCTACAATGAACTGACTGGCCGAGGTATCGAAGTGCTTCTCGATGACAGGGATGAACGAGCGGGAGTGAAGTTCATGGATGCAGATCTCATAGGCATTCCTCTGCGGGTGACAATAGGTCCCAAACGCTTAAATGAAGGATTGGTGGAACTAAAATTCCGCAGGACAGGAGAGGTAAAGGTTTTTTCCCCCGAAGAACTTGTTAATGAGGTGGAAAAGATCGTAAAAGAGGCATTGAGTGATTAATGCTTCGCATAACAGACATTCTAGACAAGGCACAAACTTTTCTTCCTCCGGATGATCTGGAGAAAATCGAAAAAGCCTATGTTTTTTCTGCGAGGGCACACCAGGGGCAACTGAGACTTTCCGGAGAGCCCTATCTTGCCCATCCAATGGAAGTGGCCGGAATACTAACTGATATGAGGATGGATGCGGCCACTATTGTTACAGGTCTCCTGCACGATACTGTGGAGGATACTTTCGCTACGCTGGAGCAGATAGAGGAGGAATTCGGTCCAGAGGTTGCCCAGCTTGTGGATGGTGTTACGAAGATCAGTCGGATACCTTACGGAAGTAGGGTGGAACAGCAAGCGGAGAATTTTCGTAAGATGTTGCTGGCTATGTCCTCGGATATCCGGGTGCTTCTGGTTAGGCTTGCGGACCGTGTACACAACATGCGGACACTTGAGTTTCATCCACCGGACAAAAGAGAATTTATTGCTAGGGAAACAATGGATATTTATGCCCCTCTAGCCAACCGTTTGGGTATAAACTGGATGAGAACAGAACTCGAGGATTTGGCCTTTTCTTTTCTCGAACCTGAGGCATACGAGGAAATAAAGAGACGTGTGGCTAAAAAAAAGGGGGAGAGGGACGCCTATGTGGAGGAAGTTAAAGGGATAATTGCGAGAGAGATCGAGAAGTTCGGTCTCAAGGGGGAAGTGGAAGGGCGGGCGAAGCACTTTTACAGTATTTATTCTAAGATGATCCGTCAGGGTATAGACTTCGACGAGGTTTATGATCTTATTGCTTTCCGGATTATCCTCGATAGCGATCAGGATAAGACGTGCTATGAGGCGTTGAGTGTGATCCATGCTCTGTGGAAACCTGTGCCAGGTAGGTTTAAGGATAGAATAGCTATGCCGAAGGCCAACGGCTACCGTTCCTTACACACCACGGTAATTGGCCCTTATGGTGAGAGAGTAGAGGTTCAGATACGTACTAGAGAAATGCATGAATGGGCAGAGCACGGTATAGCTGCTCACTGGCGCTACAAGGAGAAGAGATCCAAATTCAGTGTGGAAGATG
This genomic interval from Syntrophales bacterium contains the following:
- the coaD gene encoding pantetheine-phosphate adenylyltransferase, producing MKKIAVYPGSFDPITNGHLDIINRALRVFDELIVLVAYNPNKKYLFTVEERMELIKASLKGKNDRIRVDCHSGLLVDYARSKGANVILRGLRAVSDFEYEFQMALINRRLYRDLETVFLMTGYQWFFTSSNLIKEAASLGGSVEGLVPDVVLQKLEEKFSKMKKPAG
- a CDS encoding pyridoxal phosphate-dependent aminotransferase, with the translated sequence MNLSKRIQSIKPSPTLAITMKANALRAKGRDVVGFGAGEPDFDTPAHIKEAAKKAIDEGFTRYTPVGGIDELKDAIIERLQIDYGLTYERSEICVSCGAKHTLYNLAQVLFDEGDEVIIPAPYWVSYIDIVNLAGAVPVILETSEETGFKVTTEALREAITEKTKAFILNSPSNPTGAAYEPEEVEALSEVFLENDILIISDDIYEKIVYDGFKFKSIASVDEELKKRTVIVNGVSKAYAMTGWRIGYAAGPKDIIDAVTKLQSQNTSNPNSIAQKASLAALKGDQTSVTEMVSQFEKRRNYIVDALNAISGFSCTVPRGAFYVFPDISRLFGKSCGDIRINTSSDFAAYLLDTVDVAVVPGIDFGSDRHIRLSYATSLEQIREGIRRIHEAVLRLQ
- the ispG gene encoding flavodoxin-dependent (E)-4-hydroxy-3-methylbut-2-enyl-diphosphate synthase codes for the protein MVGIIKRKKTRALQVGTVQVGGDAPVVVQSMTNTDTRDVKSTVRQIKRLEKAGCEIVRVAVPDEKAAKAIGAIKSKIAVPLVADIHFDHRLALIALEQGADGVRINPGNMKKGGIREVVNLAKDTGAVIRIGVNAGSLEKDILKKYGQPGAEALVESAIRHVRLMEDMGFHAMKLSVKSSDVLTMIEAYRRLSAEVDYPLHLGVTEAGTLVNAAVKSAIGIGTLLMEGIGDTIRVSVTGDPVREISLAYAILRALNIRRIGVDVIACPTCGRCQINLEKLVREVERRIANVKEPIKVALMGCVVNGPGEAAHADIGIAGGKGYGMLFKKGEIIRSVREEDFVCVLMTEIGELLTIKKED
- a CDS encoding proline--tRNA ligase, whose product is MRYSQFFLPTLREIPSDAEVISHQLMVRAGMIRKLASGIYNYLPLGYRVVKKVERIIREEMDKAGAQELLMPMVQPADLWRESGRWFLYGKELLRIRDRRDNEYCLGPTHEEVITDIVRNEVKSYRQLPLNLYQIQVKFRDEIRPRFGVMRCREFYMKDAYSFDVDEAGADVSYQKMFDAYTRIFTRCGLKFRAVEADTGSIGGSFSHEFMVLAETGEDSMVYCERCGYGANLEKAEIAKPEEKFINEEEFLPLEEVYTPNVRTIEEVSGFLKVKPDDIVKTLIYSADGKPVAILIRGDMEVNEVKVRNFLNCDVLEMADEEMIQEVAGSPRGFVGPINIRCPVYADYSLMNRINMVIGANREDYHMRNANFGRDFRKPLFGDFRVVKPGDLCPRCGMELKFAKGIEVGHIFKLGIKYSKAMRAVFLDKDGQERYMVMGCYGIGVGRTVAACIEQNHDDKGIIWPMGIAPFHVIIISTNVNEPPLREMAEHLYNELTGRGIEVLLDDRDERAGVKFMDADLIGIPLRVTIGPKRLNEGLVELKFRRTGEVKVFSPEELVNEVEKIVKEALSD